The proteins below are encoded in one region of Nyctibius grandis isolate bNycGra1 chromosome 7, bNycGra1.pri, whole genome shotgun sequence:
- the PRR15 gene encoding proline-rich protein 15, which yields MADSAAATAAPRAGVKGGSAGPWWKSLTSKKKHKEAAAAPPPPSAASEAPAAPPSPGGREEQTPHFGSGEAAGAGGGNRRSLRISHSGRFKERRKVRTSLLTDSPEVFDGGGATGHAARGGE from the coding sequence ATGGCGGACAGCGCCGCGGCCAccgccgctccccgcgccgGCGTGAAGGGCGGCTCGGCGGGGCCCTGGTGGAAGTCGCTGACCAGCAAGAAGAAGCACAAGGAagcggcggccgccccgccgcccccctccgCCGCCAGCgaggcccccgccgccccccccagccccggcggccGGGAGGAGCAGACGCCCCACTTCGGCAGCGGCGAggccgcgggggcgggcggcggcaaCCGCCGAAGCCTCCGCATCTCCCACTCGGGCCGCTTCAAGGAGAGGCGGAAGGTGCGCACCTCGCTGCTGACCGACAGCCCCGAGGTCTTCGACGGCGGCGGCGCCACGGGCCATGCCGCCCGAGGGGGCGAGTAG